The Methanobrevibacter sp. TLL-48-HuF1 genomic sequence CTTTTTTCATGTATGGAGCTCTATATCCCACACCGCAGCTTTTTAAATTATTAATACATTCATCAGGATTATTCAGATTGCTGCAACATTCCAGCTCTTCTAAATCATCACAGTATACATTTTTAAGAGCAGAAACATCAGGAAATGTAAAATAGTCTTTTCCCAAATAAGTGAATTTATTTCCCCATGATTTTTTAATATCATCAATGGATTTTGTCCATCTGACTATTGAATTATTTGCAGAACATATTGAAGAAATTACACATTCAAATTTATCTTTAGCTAAAAATAATCTTAAATCTCTGCAAAAATTAGTCATGTCAGCTAATTCCGGCTGATTATTTAAATATTTATAAAATTTATTTAAATTGAAATCCAAATCAAAAATAGTCTTTATTTTATTGGTAGCTTCCTTATTAGAAATATCTCCAACAAAATCAAATTCCAAATTATTTCCTTCCTGTTTAACTTGAAATAAAACTGCATTATTATCCACTACAACAACATCAGAGTAAACATTACTTTCTAATTTCCAGGGAGGTTGAGATGTTTGGCCTGAATTTTGAGTTAAATTCAGGTCAACAGGAGCTTTAATTATCATAATCTCACAGAAATGTTATTTTCCTTTAAGTATTCTTTAACATCACTGATTGAATACTGGTTAAAATGAAAAATACTCGCTGCAAGAGCTGCACTAACATCAGTTTTTTGAAATACCTCTAAAATATGTGCCGGATTTCCTCCCCCACCACTAGCTATTACAGGAATATCAATTGCATCATTAATAGCTTTATTTAGAGCAATGTCATATCCTTCTTTAGTTCCGTCACCATCCATACTTGTTAAAAGAATTTCACCAGCGCCTAATTCCTGACATTTAGCTGCCCAGTCTATAGCATCCATACCAGTAAATTCCCTTCCGCCATAAATACTGCAATCAAACCAGCAGTATCCTTCATCAGTTTCTACAACATTTTTATCTGGAGCATCTGACGGATCATCTACATATCGTCTTTTTGCATCGATTCCAACAACAACAGCCTGAGAACCCACAACTTTAGAAGCTTCAGTAAGCAATTC encodes the following:
- a CDS encoding DNA glycosylase; translated protein: MIIKAPVDLNLTQNSGQTSQPPWKLESNVYSDVVVVDNNAVLFQVKQEGNNLEFDFVGDISNKEATNKIKTIFDLDFNLNKFYKYLNNQPELADMTNFCRDLRLFLAKDKFECVISSICSANNSIVRWTKSIDDIKKSWGNKFTYLGKDYFTFPDVSALKNVYCDDLEELECCSNLNNPDECINNLKSCGVGYRAPYMKKASEIFTLEMDLEDISKMSYDEAFNTILKVPGVGPKVADCILLYGFNFRQAFPSDVWIKRIVSYLYFDGNDVDVSKIREFGMEEFGDYAGYVQLYLFHYARMSGLMKKLKGR
- the hisF gene encoding imidazole glycerol phosphate synthase subunit HisF; translation: MLTKRIIPCLDCDLQVPEGRVVKGVEFKEIKYAGNPVDLATRYYEMGADEIVILDITASYERRATMADVIDRLTENVFIPICVGGGIRKVEDYTKMLKAGADKCSTNTAAIKNPELLTEASKVVGSQAVVVGIDAKRRYVDDPSDAPDKNVVETDEGYCWFDCSIYGGREFTGMDAIDWAAKCQELGAGEILLTSMDGDGTKEGYDIALNKAINDAIDIPVIASGGGGNPAHILEVFQKTDVSAALAASIFHFNQYSISDVKEYLKENNISVRL